From one Bradyrhizobium sp. Ash2021 genomic stretch:
- a CDS encoding SCO family protein, whose product MDRTTRPLVIFAAFAGSLVVGLVLMLWAMGGLRTVTAPAAIGGPFQLTDQAGQVVTDRNLKGKPTLIFFGFTHCPDICPTSLFEISEVLKAMGKDADRVNAYFVSVDPERDTAAAMKDYLSSFDPHLKGLTGDPEAVAKVLSEYRVYSKKVPLKDGDYTMDHTALIYLMDRDGHFVSPFNLKRTPEEAATDLKRYL is encoded by the coding sequence ATGGACCGGACCACCCGCCCGCTGGTGATTTTTGCAGCCTTCGCCGGCAGCCTGGTGGTGGGCCTCGTGCTGATGCTGTGGGCGATGGGCGGGCTGCGCACCGTCACGGCGCCCGCCGCGATCGGCGGTCCGTTTCAACTGACCGACCAGGCCGGCCAGGTCGTGACCGACAGGAACCTCAAGGGTAAGCCGACGCTGATCTTTTTCGGATTCACCCATTGCCCCGACATCTGTCCGACCTCGCTGTTCGAGATTTCGGAAGTGCTCAAGGCGATGGGCAAGGATGCCGACCGGGTCAACGCCTATTTCGTCTCGGTGGATCCCGAGCGCGACACCGCGGCCGCGATGAAGGATTACCTCTCGAGCTTCGATCCGCATCTGAAGGGGCTGACCGGCGATCCCGAGGCGGTGGCCAAGGTGCTGTCGGAGTACCGGGTTTATTCCAAGAAGGTCCCGCTCAAGGACGGCGATTACACCATGGACCATACCGCGCTGATCTATTTGATGGATCGCGACGGCCACTTCGTCTCGCCGTTCAACCTGAAACGGACGCCCGAGGAAGCCGCGACCGATTTGAAGCGTTATCTGTAA
- a CDS encoding transporter substrate-binding domain-containing protein: MPKTALLSRVSLPHTVRAALAGWLIAAALAIVASAGAAQAQTPPKPGVEAAPQAVPGFWDPRRRPDRPDLSRLTVIRFLTETDYPPFNFTGPDGNPAGFNVDLARALCDEIKVTCTIQMRRFETLIDAITSNRGDAIIASLAVTPQLRAKVDFTDPYYRAPARFVSRRDAVMPEVRPEYLEGKKVGVIAGSSHEAYLKAMFTDAEIRSYANDDALRLALRRSEVDFIFGDAISLAFWINGTDSGECCAFSGGPFVESRFFGEGIGIAVRKGNDLLRQSLNWALFRLWEKGRYTDLWLRYFSVSPF, encoded by the coding sequence ATGCCAAAGACCGCCTTGTTATCCCGCGTGAGCCTGCCTCATACCGTCCGTGCCGCCTTGGCCGGGTGGTTGATCGCGGCTGCGCTGGCGATCGTTGCATCGGCCGGCGCGGCGCAGGCCCAAACCCCGCCAAAGCCCGGGGTCGAGGCGGCCCCGCAGGCGGTGCCCGGCTTCTGGGACCCGCGGCGGCGTCCGGACCGGCCCGACCTGTCGCGCCTGACCGTGATCCGGTTCCTGACCGAGACCGATTACCCGCCGTTCAATTTCACCGGCCCCGACGGCAACCCGGCCGGCTTCAATGTCGATCTGGCGCGCGCGCTGTGCGACGAGATCAAGGTCACCTGCACCATCCAGATGCGCCGGTTCGAAACCCTGATCGACGCCATCACCAGCAACCGCGGCGACGCCATCATCGCCTCCCTGGCGGTGACGCCGCAATTGCGCGCCAAGGTCGATTTCACCGATCCGTATTACCGCGCGCCGGCGCGCTTCGTGTCGCGGCGCGACGCCGTGATGCCGGAGGTCCGCCCCGAATATCTCGAAGGCAAGAAAGTCGGCGTCATCGCCGGCTCCTCGCACGAGGCCTATCTGAAGGCGATGTTCACCGATGCCGAGATCCGCTCCTACGCCAATGACGACGCGCTGCGGCTGGCGCTGCGCCGGAGCGAGGTCGATTTCATCTTCGGCGATGCGATCTCGCTGGCGTTCTGGATCAACGGCACCGATTCAGGCGAATGCTGCGCGTTCTCGGGCGGGCCGTTCGTCGAGAGCCGTTTTTTCGGCGAGGGCATCGGCATCGCCGTCCGCAAGGGCAACGATCTGTTGCGGCAGTCGCTGAACTGGGCGCTGTTCCGGCTCTGGGAAAAAGGCCGCTATACCGATCTGTGGCTGCGGTACTTTTCCGTCAGCCCGTTTTAG
- a CDS encoding lysine--tRNA ligase, with protein sequence MSTIDLAASPSDLRSLAEQSNAWPFEQAKAIVARLKKSPKDEVLFETGYGPSGLPHIGTFGEVARTTMVRHAFRVLTEDKIKTRLLAFSDDMDGLRKVPDNVPNKELLEKHLGRPLTRVPDPFGTHESFGAHNNARLRAFLDTFEFDYEFASSTDYYTSGKFDAALLRMLERFDAVMAVMLPSLREERAASYSPFLPICPRTGMVLYVPIVEHDVKAGTVSYDDPETKERVTLPVTGGHCKLQWKPDWAMRWFALGVDYEMAGKDLIDSVKLSGKICAALGGRPPEGFNYELFLDDKGQKISKSKGNGLTIDEWLRYASPESLSLFMYREPKAAKRLYFDVIPRNVDDYQQFLEGFPRQDARQQLQNPVWHIHAGNPPKADMPVTFQLLLTLVSSSNAENAATLWGFIGRYRPGVTPQTHPKLDAMVGYAINYYRDFVAPTKKFREPTDSERAALQDLRDALSNMPAGATAEDIQNVVYEIGRREPFLDAVKKGKDGRPGVSLDWFNMLYQVLLGQEKGPRFGSFVAVYGVTNAVAMIDGALARSG encoded by the coding sequence ATGTCCACCATCGACCTTGCCGCCAGCCCGAGCGATCTGCGTTCGCTCGCCGAACAATCCAACGCGTGGCCGTTCGAACAGGCGAAAGCGATTGTCGCGCGGCTGAAAAAGAGCCCGAAGGACGAGGTGCTGTTCGAGACCGGCTACGGTCCGTCCGGCCTGCCGCATATCGGCACCTTCGGCGAGGTCGCGCGCACCACCATGGTGCGCCACGCCTTCCGCGTGCTGACCGAGGACAAGATCAAGACCCGGCTGCTGGCGTTCTCCGACGACATGGACGGCCTGCGCAAGGTGCCGGACAACGTGCCGAACAAGGAGCTTTTGGAAAAGCATCTCGGCCGGCCGCTGACGCGGGTGCCGGATCCGTTCGGCACCCATGAAAGTTTCGGCGCGCACAACAATGCGCGGCTGCGCGCGTTCCTCGACACCTTTGAATTCGACTACGAGTTCGCGAGTTCGACCGACTACTACACCTCGGGCAAGTTCGACGCGGCGCTGCTGCGCATGCTGGAGCGGTTCGACGCCGTGATGGCGGTGATGCTGCCGAGCCTGCGCGAGGAACGCGCCGCGAGCTATTCGCCGTTCCTCCCGATCTGTCCGCGCACCGGCATGGTGCTGTATGTGCCGATCGTCGAGCATGATGTGAAGGCCGGAACGGTCTCCTACGACGATCCCGAGACCAAGGAGCGCGTCACGCTTCCGGTTACCGGCGGGCATTGCAAGCTGCAGTGGAAGCCGGACTGGGCGATGCGCTGGTTTGCGCTCGGCGTCGACTATGAAATGGCCGGCAAGGATCTGATCGATTCGGTAAAACTGTCGGGCAAGATCTGCGCGGCGCTCGGCGGCAGGCCGCCGGAGGGATTCAATTACGAGCTGTTCCTCGACGACAAGGGCCAGAAGATTTCGAAGTCGAAGGGCAACGGGCTGACCATCGACGAATGGCTGCGCTATGCCTCGCCGGAATCGCTGTCGCTGTTCATGTATCGCGAGCCGAAGGCGGCCAAGCGACTGTATTTCGACGTCATCCCGCGCAACGTCGACGACTACCAGCAATTCCTCGAGGGCTTTCCGCGGCAGGATGCCAGGCAGCAGCTGCAAAATCCGGTCTGGCATATCCACGCCGGAAATCCGCCCAAGGCCGACATGCCCGTCACCTTCCAGCTCTTGCTGACGCTGGTGTCGTCGTCGAATGCGGAGAATGCCGCGACGCTGTGGGGCTTTATCGGTCGCTATCGCCCCGGCGTGACGCCACAGACGCACCCGAAGCTCGATGCGATGGTCGGCTACGCCATCAATTATTACCGCGACTTCGTGGCGCCGACGAAAAAATTCCGCGAGCCGACCGACAGCGAACGCGCCGCGTTGCAGGATCTGCGCGATGCGCTGTCGAACATGCCGGCAGGCGCAACCGCCGAGGACATCCAGAACGTGGTCTACGAGATCGGCCGCCGCGAGCCGTTCCTCGACGCCGTTAAGAAGGGCAAGGATGGCCGGCCGGGCGTTTCGCTCGACTGGTTCAACATGCTCTACCAGGTGCTGCTCGGCCAGGAAAAAGGCCCGCGCTTCGGCTCGTTCGTCGCGGTCTATGGCGTCACGAATGCGGTTGCGATGATCGACGGCGCGCTGGCGAGGTCGGGGTAA
- a CDS encoding class II aldolase/adducin family protein: MQFRVSPKALDNSSAEQWQARVDLAAAHRLAFNQGFSEGIFNHLTFVVPGSTDRYYQIPFGTHWSEVTASCFMEVGIDDGEVKRGEGEVERSCYCIHAPIHKALPQAKAVFHTHMPYASALTRLEDPRIKEIGQTEVGLSGAIAYDDEYTGPALDPAEGARLAKVIGDKSVLFMANHGISTVGSTVADAYDRLYYVERAAQVQIYAMWTGQPLKKLPAPVVEKTMRDFRDDHLYKGPTPAQRHFDALKRMLDRKEPDYAT, from the coding sequence ATGCAGTTCAGGGTTTCGCCGAAAGCGCTCGATAACTCCAGCGCCGAGCAGTGGCAGGCGCGGGTCGATCTCGCCGCGGCGCATCGGCTGGCCTTCAACCAGGGTTTTTCCGAAGGCATCTTCAACCATCTGACCTTCGTGGTGCCCGGCAGCACCGACCGCTACTACCAGATTCCGTTCGGGACCCACTGGTCGGAGGTGACCGCCTCCTGCTTCATGGAAGTCGGCATCGACGATGGCGAGGTCAAGCGCGGCGAGGGCGAAGTCGAGCGCTCCTGCTATTGCATCCACGCGCCGATCCACAAGGCATTGCCGCAGGCCAAAGCGGTGTTTCACACCCACATGCCCTATGCCAGCGCGCTGACGCGGCTCGAGGATCCGCGCATCAAGGAGATCGGCCAGACCGAGGTCGGACTGTCAGGCGCCATTGCCTATGACGACGAATATACCGGCCCCGCGCTCGATCCGGCGGAAGGCGCGCGGCTTGCAAAAGTGATCGGCGACAAGTCGGTGCTGTTCATGGCCAATCACGGCATCTCGACGGTAGGCAGCACCGTCGCCGACGCCTATGACCGGCTCTATTACGTCGAACGCGCCGCGCAGGTTCAGATCTACGCGATGTGGACCGGGCAGCCGCTGAAGAAGCTCCCGGCGCCCGTGGTCGAAAAGACCATGCGCGATTTCAGGGACGATCATCTGTACAAGGGGCCGACGCCGGCGCAGCGGCATTTTGATGCCCTGAAGCGGATGCTGGACCGGAAAGAACCTGATTACGCGACGTAG
- a CDS encoding PRC-barrel domain containing protein — protein MPSVKRRASKILNEILNEYGEAQAELTGKAVVLTDGKAGTVEHVWLDELHGLRISIKGHDGRWPVSTVKFVES, from the coding sequence ATGCCATCGGTGAAGCGCCGTGCGTCAAAAATTCTGAATGAGATTCTGAATGAGTATGGCGAGGCGCAAGCCGAATTGACCGGCAAAGCCGTCGTCCTTACCGACGGAAAGGCAGGCACGGTCGAGCACGTTTGGCTGGATGAATTGCACGGGCTTCGGATTTCGATCAAAGGTCATGATGGAAGATGGCCGGTCTCAACCGTCAAGTTCGTGGAGAGCTAG
- a CDS encoding ABC transporter substrate-binding protein — translation MRRREFIELAGLTSVWAARPFAAIAQSKAIARIAIIGSLGQNAIDALKDGLREFGLVDGETIIIVGSPASAASPEAVSTTVSDLISQKINLIFASGALAGRIAKDATSTIPIVCLTGDLVGAGLVQSLASPGGNVTGISILTAEASAKRLELLRLLVPTLERVAALFNIADPTAALSLKPIEVAATKLQLTIEALGVRGESDFRNAFAAAIAARAQAIALTSNPLFDIAGSQIAELALQNKLATISFADTFPKVRGLISYGPNILASYHHAAYFISRILRGARPKDLPVEQPTKFTLGINLNTARALDIRVPDGLLASADEVIQ, via the coding sequence ATGCGACGGCGGGAATTCATCGAGCTTGCTGGGCTAACCTCCGTTTGGGCTGCTCGTCCATTTGCAGCGATTGCCCAATCAAAGGCCATAGCGAGGATCGCAATTATCGGATCACTCGGTCAGAACGCGATCGATGCACTCAAAGATGGCTTGCGCGAGTTCGGCCTCGTCGATGGCGAAACAATCATCATCGTCGGCAGCCCAGCCAGTGCGGCTTCGCCGGAGGCAGTCTCGACGACGGTCTCCGATCTCATCTCGCAAAAGATCAATTTGATCTTTGCGTCCGGGGCACTCGCCGGAAGAATAGCTAAGGATGCAACGAGCACAATCCCAATCGTCTGTCTCACCGGCGATTTGGTAGGGGCGGGATTAGTCCAAAGCCTCGCAAGTCCCGGCGGCAACGTCACTGGCATTAGCATTTTGACGGCAGAGGCGAGTGCAAAACGCCTTGAGCTGCTAAGGCTGCTCGTCCCCACCCTTGAGCGGGTTGCGGCGCTCTTCAATATCGCAGACCCTACAGCTGCCCTCTCGCTGAAGCCAATAGAAGTAGCGGCAACAAAGCTGCAGCTCACCATTGAGGCGTTAGGCGTACGGGGAGAGAGCGACTTCAGAAATGCCTTTGCAGCAGCGATTGCGGCCAGGGCGCAAGCCATCGCACTCACCAGCAATCCTCTGTTTGATATAGCCGGGAGCCAAATCGCGGAACTTGCGTTGCAGAACAAGCTGGCGACCATAAGCTTTGCGGATACATTCCCAAAAGTCAGGGGACTTATATCTTACGGACCGAATATTCTGGCCTCCTATCACCACGCAGCTTATTTCATTTCCCGTATCCTGCGCGGCGCTCGACCGAAAGACCTTCCTGTTGAACAGCCTACCAAGTTTACCCTCGGCATCAACCTGAACACGGCGAGGGCACTCGACATAAGGGTTCCGGACGGTTTATTGGCGTCCGCCGACGAGGTGATCCAATGA
- a CDS encoding mismatch-specific DNA-glycosylase, which translates to MPDVLGDLLDQSLRAVLCGTAVGTASARAGVHYAHKQNKFWRILHETGLTPELLQPHQYRDLLRYRIGLTDFVKTHSGMDHQLPLPELRESARARLRATIAECRPRLLAFTSKAAGQNFLGGKRDYGEQVETIADTQIWILPSTSGAANGSWRPEIWHQFADRVRS; encoded by the coding sequence TTGCCGGACGTCCTCGGCGACCTGCTGGATCAATCGCTTCGCGCCGTGCTGTGTGGCACGGCGGTGGGAACGGCATCCGCGCGGGCTGGGGTTCATTACGCGCATAAGCAGAACAAGTTCTGGCGGATCCTGCACGAGACCGGACTGACGCCGGAGCTGCTGCAGCCGCACCAATACCGCGACCTGCTCCGTTACCGGATTGGTCTCACCGATTTCGTCAAAACCCATTCGGGAATGGATCATCAATTGCCGCTCCCCGAGCTCAGGGAGAGCGCGCGGGCTCGTCTGCGTGCAACGATCGCGGAGTGCCGTCCGAGGTTGCTGGCGTTTACCAGCAAAGCCGCAGGGCAGAATTTTCTCGGCGGCAAGAGAGATTACGGCGAGCAGGTGGAAACCATCGCCGATACCCAAATCTGGATATTGCCGTCGACATCGGGCGCTGCGAACGGAAGCTGGCGACCGGAAATCTGGCACCAGTTTGCGGATCGGGTGAGATCGTAG
- a CDS encoding helix-turn-helix transcriptional regulator has translation MAKHSKSQRILTHAQVWTALDRLAERAGFSPSGLAKRAGLDPTTFNKSKRITGDGRERWPSTESVSKALAATNSSIETFVQLIGDGARGSQSVPLLGFAQAGAGGHFDDSGFPAGKGWDEAALPSTSDEHAYALEISGDSMKPTYRDGDVIVVSPGTPIRRGDRVVVKTTGGEVMVKELKRRTAKLLELQSVNPAHADRTLDANEVEWIARIVWVSQ, from the coding sequence ATGGCCAAACATTCCAAGTCACAGCGCATCCTGACCCACGCCCAGGTCTGGACCGCGCTCGACCGGCTCGCCGAACGCGCCGGGTTCTCGCCGTCGGGCCTCGCCAAGCGCGCCGGGCTCGATCCCACCACCTTCAACAAATCCAAGCGCATCACCGGCGACGGCCGCGAGCGCTGGCCTTCGACCGAATCGGTCTCCAAGGCGCTCGCCGCCACCAACTCCTCGATCGAGACCTTCGTGCAGCTGATCGGCGACGGCGCGCGGGGGTCGCAATCGGTGCCGCTACTCGGCTTCGCGCAAGCCGGCGCTGGCGGCCATTTCGACGACAGCGGCTTTCCGGCCGGCAAAGGCTGGGACGAGGCGGCGCTGCCCTCGACCAGCGACGAGCACGCCTATGCGCTGGAGATTTCAGGCGATTCGATGAAGCCGACCTATCGCGACGGCGACGTCATCGTGGTGTCGCCGGGCACGCCGATCCGCCGCGGCGACCGCGTGGTGGTGAAGACCACTGGCGGCGAAGTGATGGTGAAAGAGCTGAAACGCCGGACCGCAAAACTGCTCGAACTGCAGTCGGTCAATCCGGCGCATGCCGACCGCACGCTGGATGCCAATGAGGTCGAGTGGATCGCGCGCATCGTGTGGGTGAGCCAGTAG
- a CDS encoding DUF952 domain-containing protein, whose product MRTIYKISPASAWREAERQGVYRGSADDARDGFIHFSTASQVAETARKHYFGQTGLFLIAVDADALGDALRWEPSRNDELFPHLYGELDLGAVTAILDLRTRSDGYHEIPELVP is encoded by the coding sequence GTGCGCACGATCTACAAAATCAGCCCCGCCTCGGCCTGGCGCGAGGCCGAGCGGCAGGGCGTGTACCGCGGCAGCGCCGACGATGCGCGCGACGGCTTTATTCACTTTTCCACAGCTTCGCAGGTCGCGGAGACCGCGCGGAAGCATTACTTCGGGCAAACCGGCCTGTTCCTGATCGCGGTCGATGCCGACGCGCTGGGGGATGCGCTGCGCTGGGAACCGTCGCGCAATGACGAGTTGTTCCCGCACCTCTACGGCGAACTCGACCTTGGCGCGGTCACCGCCATCCTCGACCTGCGCACGCGATCCGACGGTTATCATGAGATCCCGGAGCTTGTGCCGTGA
- a CDS encoding quinone-dependent dihydroorotate dehydrogenase, giving the protein MIRAFDAFSLPLLRWFDPEDAHRMAIQGLRLLPPIRQRVDDSKLAVRAFGLNFPNPIGMAAGFDKSAEAPDALLRLGFGFVEIGSVTPKPQVGNPRPRLFRLERDEAVINRMGFNNDGAEAVLRRLAARAHHGGIVGVNVGANKDSPDRVADYVKLIETFAPVASYFTVNVSSPNTPGLRNLQQSAQLDELLAKVIDARERVRTNAGDSPVLLKIAPDLSLAELDDVVHIARSRRVDGMIVANTTLARPSTLRETNRAREQGGLSGRPLFRLSTRMVAETYVRAEGAFPLIGVGGIDSGGAALTKIRAGASLIQLYSSLIYKGLGLVEDIKNDLASTLLRTGRDSLSEIVGADAATITAEDWPVQ; this is encoded by the coding sequence GTGATTCGCGCCTTCGACGCCTTCTCGCTGCCGCTGCTGCGCTGGTTCGATCCGGAGGACGCCCATCGCATGGCGATCCAGGGCCTGCGGCTGTTGCCGCCGATCCGGCAGCGGGTAGACGATTCGAAACTCGCGGTGCGGGCGTTCGGCCTGAATTTTCCGAACCCGATCGGCATGGCCGCTGGCTTCGACAAGAGCGCCGAGGCGCCCGACGCGCTGCTGCGGCTCGGGTTCGGCTTTGTCGAGATCGGCTCGGTGACCCCCAAGCCGCAGGTGGGCAATCCCAGGCCGCGGCTGTTCCGGCTGGAGCGGGATGAAGCGGTCATCAACCGCATGGGTTTTAACAATGACGGCGCGGAAGCGGTGCTGCGGCGGCTTGCCGCGCGCGCGCATCACGGCGGCATCGTCGGCGTCAATGTCGGGGCCAACAAGGATTCGCCGGACCGCGTCGCCGACTACGTCAAGCTGATCGAGACCTTTGCGCCGGTCGCGAGCTATTTCACCGTCAACGTCTCCTCGCCGAACACGCCGGGCCTGCGCAATCTGCAGCAATCGGCCCAGCTCGACGAGCTCCTGGCCAAAGTGATCGATGCCCGCGAGCGCGTCCGCACCAATGCCGGCGATTCGCCGGTGCTGCTCAAGATCGCGCCGGATCTCAGTCTCGCCGAACTCGATGACGTCGTGCACATCGCACGCTCGCGCCGCGTCGACGGCATGATCGTGGCCAATACCACGCTGGCGCGCCCCTCCACTCTGCGCGAAACCAATCGCGCGCGAGAGCAAGGCGGCCTGTCCGGACGGCCGCTGTTCCGGCTGTCGACCCGGATGGTGGCGGAGACCTATGTCCGCGCCGAGGGTGCGTTTCCGCTGATCGGGGTCGGCGGCATCGATTCCGGCGGCGCCGCGCTGACAAAAATCCGCGCCGGCGCCAGCCTGATCCAGCTGTATTCGTCGCTGATCTACAAGGGCCTTGGCTTGGTCGAGGACATCAAGAACGATCTCGCCTCGACGTTATTGCGCACCGGCCGCGACTCGCTGTCGGAGATCGTCGGCGCCGACGCCGCCACGATCACGGCCGAGGACTGGCCGGTGCAGTAG
- a CDS encoding MATE family efflux transporter, translating to MHAPNPASKVTTRQVFAIAGPAMIANLTTPLIGIVSTTAIGRLGDATLLGGVAMASVLFDCLFWLFAFLRMSTVAFTAQSLGAGETTEWRAILVRGLIVAALIGTALIALQIPLATALLTAMGGSEGVTRAAKTYFTIRIWSAPLVLANYVVLSWLIGQARATLALTTQITINVTNAVATALLVLVFDAGIAGAAIAAVIAEATGLLLGIVIAARLTQGKFGISRATLFDRAKLLRMLSVNRDIMVRTAALIAVWLFFAAQGARAGDIPLAANSVLNNFLLISAFFLDGLANAAEQLCGRAYGARDRDGFSGAVKLVVIWGFGFALAVAAIFALFGPTLIDVMAANPEVRRLSRDYLPFVIFAPMLGVFAFAYDGVYIGATWARDMRNLMVLSLLIFLTAWLALRSFGNAGLWGALLVHYAARGGLEALRYPALLKKSFKT from the coding sequence ATGCACGCGCCAAATCCTGCTTCGAAAGTAACGACCAGGCAGGTGTTCGCCATCGCAGGCCCGGCGATGATCGCGAACCTGACCACGCCGCTGATCGGCATCGTCTCGACCACGGCGATCGGACGGCTCGGCGACGCCACGCTGCTCGGCGGCGTCGCGATGGCGTCGGTGCTGTTCGACTGCCTGTTCTGGCTGTTCGCGTTCCTGCGCATGAGCACGGTCGCGTTCACCGCGCAATCGCTCGGCGCCGGCGAGACGACGGAATGGCGCGCGATCCTGGTGCGCGGGCTCATCGTCGCGGCGCTGATCGGCACGGCGCTGATCGCCCTGCAGATCCCGCTCGCCACCGCGCTGCTCACCGCCATGGGCGGCAGCGAGGGCGTGACCCGCGCCGCCAAAACCTATTTCACGATCCGGATCTGGTCGGCGCCGCTGGTGCTCGCCAATTACGTCGTGCTCAGCTGGCTGATCGGTCAGGCCCGCGCCACGCTGGCGCTGACGACCCAGATCACGATCAACGTCACCAATGCGGTCGCGACCGCGCTGCTGGTGCTGGTGTTCGACGCCGGCATCGCCGGCGCCGCCATCGCCGCCGTGATCGCGGAGGCCACCGGGCTATTGCTCGGTATCGTGATCGCGGCCCGCCTGACCCAGGGAAAGTTCGGCATCTCGCGCGCGACACTGTTCGACCGCGCAAAACTGCTGCGCATGCTGTCGGTCAACCGCGACATCATGGTCCGCACCGCGGCGCTGATCGCGGTATGGCTGTTCTTCGCCGCGCAAGGCGCCCGCGCCGGCGACATTCCGCTTGCCGCCAATTCGGTGCTGAACAATTTCCTGCTGATCAGCGCCTTCTTCCTCGACGGCCTTGCCAACGCCGCCGAGCAGCTGTGCGGCCGGGCCTATGGCGCCCGCGACAGAGACGGATTTTCGGGCGCGGTAAAACTGGTCGTGATCTGGGGTTTTGGCTTTGCGCTGGCGGTGGCCGCGATCTTCGCACTGTTCGGGCCGACGCTGATCGATGTCATGGCCGCGAACCCTGAGGTCCGGCGTCTTTCCCGCGACTATCTGCCGTTCGTGATCTTCGCGCCAATGCTCGGCGTGTTCGCGTTCGCCTATGACGGCGTCTATATCGGCGCGACCTGGGCCCGCGACATGCGCAATCTGATGGTGCTGTCGCTGCTCATCTTCCTCACCGCATGGCTGGCGCTGCGATCGTTCGGCAATGCCGGCCTCTGGGGCGCGCTGCTGGTGCACTACGCCGCCCGCGGCGGCCTGGAAGCGCTGCGCTATCCGGCGCTGTTGAAGAAGTCGTTCAAGACGTAA
- a CDS encoding MBL fold metallo-hydrolase, translating into MQLRFVGCGDALGSGGRSNTCFHVTGKSVNFLIDCGASSLPALKRLEIARDDIDLILITHFHGDHFAGLPFLLLDAQFTRRTRPLVIAGPQGIETRLTQLMEALFEHSSKTKQRFDLSVVALTPEQSRSFGAVKVTPYPVVHGESGGPHLAYRIEAEGRVIAYSADTEWTETLIPTARDADLFIAEAYYYDKVVKNHLSLKTLEAHLPEINVKRLILTHMSDDMLGRLDELPYTAAEDGMVVIF; encoded by the coding sequence ATGCAATTGCGATTTGTCGGCTGCGGCGACGCGCTTGGCTCCGGCGGCAGGTCGAACACCTGCTTCCATGTCACCGGCAAAAGCGTCAATTTCCTGATCGACTGCGGCGCCTCGTCGCTGCCGGCCTTGAAGCGGCTGGAGATTGCACGCGACGACATCGACCTGATCCTGATCACGCATTTCCACGGCGACCATTTTGCCGGGCTGCCGTTTCTGTTGCTGGATGCGCAGTTCACGCGCCGCACCCGCCCGCTGGTCATTGCCGGGCCGCAAGGGATCGAGACGCGGCTTACGCAACTGATGGAAGCGCTGTTCGAGCATTCATCCAAGACCAAGCAGCGTTTTGATCTCTCGGTCGTCGCGCTCACGCCTGAGCAAAGCCGCAGCTTCGGCGCGGTAAAGGTCACGCCATATCCGGTGGTGCACGGCGAATCCGGTGGGCCGCATCTCGCCTACCGGATCGAGGCCGAAGGACGCGTCATCGCCTACAGCGCCGATACCGAATGGACGGAGACGCTGATCCCGACGGCGCGCGACGCCGACCTGTTCATTGCCGAGGCCTATTATTACGACAAGGTCGTCAAGAATCATCTCAGCCTGAAAACGCTGGAAGCGCATCTGCCCGAGATCAACGTCAAACGGCTGATCCTCACCCATATGAGCGACGACATGCTGGGACGGCTGGATGAGCTGCCCTACACCGCGGCTGAAGACGGCATGGTAGTCATATTCTGA
- a CDS encoding DUF6460 domain-containing protein, which produces MPNDVRDLPASNDGLYRFLGGSPLAVAFRLILLSILVGVVLAAIGFDPWNIIHSIRTLFQRLWDLGFDAVNWLWRYFLLGAVIVIPIWLLSRLFGTPRGR; this is translated from the coding sequence ATGCCCAACGACGTCAGAGACTTGCCGGCCAGCAATGACGGCCTGTACCGCTTTCTCGGCGGCTCGCCGCTGGCGGTGGCGTTCCGGCTGATCCTGCTGTCGATCCTGGTTGGCGTGGTGCTCGCCGCCATCGGCTTCGATCCCTGGAACATCATTCACAGCATCCGCACGCTGTTCCAGCGGCTGTGGGACCTCGGCTTCGACGCCGTGAATTGGCTGTGGCGCTACTTCCTGCTCGGCGCCGTGATCGTGATCCCGATCTGGCTGCTGTCGCGGCTGTTCGGCACGCCGCGCGGCCGGTAG